From the Candidatus Bathyarchaeota archaeon A05DMB-5 genome, one window contains:
- a CDS encoding aldehyde ferredoxin oxidoreductase, whose product MLGYAGKFLEVNLSNSTIKETRFDDEILKDYIGGRGLAAKILWDRLGNKWEKIDPLSSENILLFLTGPLTGYFPGGRICVSGKSPQSNGVVGSTVGGEFGVELRCAGYDGIIVTGASEKPVYLFVKDSDVEIRDASHVWGKDTKQTVTTLTKECRELLKKRYPLYGEWKEPTLLYIGPAGENKVRTAVVAAKWSHAAGYGGYGAVMGSKKLKAVAVKGTGPLPEVADIRKVKRLIKVVNDNAYDNDLWRRWGTGSGGYEVGAKTSSEPVRNWQEEWHDEKSFGVDQFENKVWVKQYWSDFGCPTCCLKVAVVKSGKFKGAITDNPDYEMQAYLGPNLGIFTPEENVFLSSLIDDLGLCGIQTGNVMGFAAELFQRGILTKKDLDGIELKWGDAEAFATLARKIAFREGIGNLLAEGTYRTALKIGKMKNVDALSYAVQSKGIGIGAHGIRSGKDYPEIISYACSVQGGDHTSTTGLPLDSGGSELLEIFNDSGVYCNFNSFGIPRNLRFELYEGVTGLKLTREEWCSTKAMKILQLQRAMLLLGGPDLKWKPKIHDDNPPRFYEPLPSGPYKGKTTDKTAVEEYKNRYYEAVGWDKNGIPTVEVLHKLGLEDVNETLEKLRR is encoded by the coding sequence ATTCTGGGCTATGCTGGCAAATTTCTTGAGGTAAACCTTTCAAATAGCACAATTAAAGAAACAAGATTTGATGATGAAATTCTAAAAGATTACATTGGCGGCAGAGGCTTAGCAGCAAAAATCCTCTGGGACCGTCTGGGCAACAAATGGGAAAAAATAGACCCATTAAGTTCAGAAAACATACTCTTATTTTTAACAGGACCATTAACTGGATACTTTCCAGGTGGAAGAATCTGCGTTTCAGGCAAATCACCACAGAGCAACGGTGTCGTAGGCTCAACTGTTGGCGGAGAATTCGGCGTTGAGTTAAGATGCGCAGGTTATGACGGCATAATCGTTACTGGTGCTTCAGAAAAGCCTGTTTACTTGTTTGTTAAAGATTCAGATGTTGAAATCAGAGACGCAAGCCACGTTTGGGGTAAAGACACAAAACAAACAGTTACAACTCTAACAAAAGAATGCAGAGAACTTCTGAAAAAACGTTACCCGCTTTATGGTGAATGGAAAGAGCCTACATTGCTCTACATAGGTCCCGCGGGAGAGAACAAAGTACGCACAGCGGTTGTTGCAGCCAAATGGTCTCATGCAGCTGGTTACGGCGGTTACGGCGCAGTCATGGGTTCAAAAAAACTGAAAGCAGTAGCAGTTAAGGGCACCGGACCTTTGCCAGAAGTTGCTGACATAAGAAAAGTTAAGCGGCTTATCAAAGTTGTAAACGATAATGCTTACGACAATGATCTTTGGAGACGCTGGGGAACAGGTTCAGGCGGCTACGAAGTTGGCGCAAAAACAAGCTCTGAACCCGTGAGAAATTGGCAGGAAGAATGGCATGACGAGAAAAGCTTCGGGGTTGACCAATTTGAGAACAAAGTCTGGGTTAAGCAGTACTGGAGTGATTTTGGCTGTCCGACATGTTGCTTGAAAGTGGCTGTTGTAAAGAGCGGCAAATTTAAAGGAGCGATAACAGATAACCCAGACTATGAAATGCAAGCCTATTTAGGTCCAAACTTAGGAATATTCACGCCAGAAGAAAACGTTTTTCTCTCATCACTCATCGACGATTTAGGTTTATGCGGCATCCAAACAGGAAACGTTATGGGTTTTGCAGCCGAACTTTTCCAGAGAGGAATATTAACCAAAAAAGACTTGGACGGCATAGAACTCAAATGGGGCGATGCTGAAGCCTTTGCAACTTTAGCCAGAAAAATCGCTTTCAGAGAAGGAATAGGCAACTTACTGGCTGAAGGAACTTATCGAACTGCATTAAAAATTGGAAAAATGAAAAACGTGGACGCATTGTCCTATGCTGTTCAGTCCAAGGGCATAGGAATAGGCGCCCACGGCATACGCAGCGGCAAAGACTACCCAGAAATCATATCTTACGCTTGTTCAGTGCAAGGCGGAGACCACACATCCACAACTGGACTACCACTAGACAGTGGCGGAAGCGAACTACTGGAAATCTTCAACGACTCAGGCGTGTACTGCAACTTCAACAGTTTCGGAATACCACGCAACCTCAGATTTGAATTGTATGAAGGAGTTACAGGTTTAAAGCTAACGCGCGAAGAATGGTGCAGTACCAAAGCAATGAAAATACTGCAACTACAAAGAGCAATGCTACTTCTTGGCGGTCCAGACTTAAAATGGAAACCCAAAATCCACGATGACAACCCACCAAGATTCTACGAGCCCTTACCTTCCGGACCTTATAAAGGAAAAACCACTGACAAAACAGCTGTGGAAGAATACAAAAATAGGTATTATGAGGCAGTTGGCTGGGACAAAAATGGTATACCAACAGTTGAAGTTCTTCATAAACTTGGGTTAGAAGATGTAAACGAAACGTTAGAAAAACTGCGTCGGTAA
- a CDS encoding 4Fe-4S dicluster domain-containing protein, which translates to MLIPGAEFPHLCAQCEDYPCVKACPVKALSISKKTGAVLVKNKACIACGKCIDACPGRIPHMHPTEKHVVICDLCNGDPQCVKVCQEGGWNVLNKVSRGDHPFKLYARTPGEITKNLALKMYGEQAEEYL; encoded by the coding sequence ATGCTAATTCCAGGCGCAGAGTTTCCACACTTATGTGCACAATGTGAGGATTATCCATGCGTAAAAGCTTGCCCAGTAAAAGCATTATCAATAAGCAAGAAGACAGGCGCAGTTTTAGTAAAAAACAAGGCTTGCATTGCTTGCGGCAAATGCATAGACGCGTGCCCAGGAAGAATCCCACACATGCACCCAACAGAAAAGCATGTGGTTATTTGCGACTTGTGTAATGGCGACCCCCAATGTGTAAAAGTGTGCCAGGAAGGAGGATGGAATGTACTAAATAAAGTTTCGAGGGGAGACCATCCCTTCAAGCTTTACGCTCGCACTCCAGGAGAAATAACCAAAAATTTAGCCCTTAAAATGTACGGAGAACAAGCGGAGGAATACTTATGA
- a CDS encoding TldD/PmbA family protein produces the protein MKDILVKVVDVATQKFKAEYAEARAQKLFKTLLTLKEGRVEAAKQGIESGVALRVLVNGAWGFASVGSLNIETLTDAVSDACKMAKVASVRLKNPIKIAEAKTIEDKVVAKPRKDPSEIPIEDKISTTLAINNTILGYDKRVKSCTIDYLDLTGTSFFVNNEDTYIEQSKLYVWSRITATASEAEVFTFSREKIGSTSGYEIFDVETPENIGESVAKRAVEQLKAKPPKGGSFPVVLGPNVVGVFVHEAFGHLAEADLTLSGSVLLNKFGKKIASNMVTFYDDGTVKDAFGSFKYDDEGIPAQRTLLVKDGVVAGLMHNRETAHKLNMEPTGNARAEDFRVEPIIRMRNTFLEPKDYSFEELIEGIKFGYYFKSFRGGQANLDGTFQVGIQEAYEINKGEVGEPVRNASISGNTLETLLKVDAVGKDFKLSPGRCGKGQTAFVCDGGPHIRVKEVLVGGSA, from the coding sequence TTGAAAGACATTCTCGTTAAAGTTGTTGATGTAGCAACTCAAAAGTTTAAAGCTGAATACGCTGAAGCTCGGGCGCAGAAACTTTTCAAGACCCTGCTTACGCTTAAGGAAGGTCGTGTTGAAGCGGCAAAACAAGGAATTGAAAGCGGCGTTGCGTTGCGCGTGCTAGTTAATGGTGCTTGGGGTTTTGCGTCGGTTGGTTCTTTAAACATTGAAACCTTAACGGATGCTGTTTCGGATGCTTGCAAAATGGCGAAAGTTGCAAGTGTAAGACTTAAGAATCCGATAAAAATTGCTGAAGCAAAAACCATTGAAGATAAAGTTGTTGCGAAACCACGGAAAGACCCCTCAGAAATCCCGATAGAAGATAAAATAAGCACCACGCTAGCAATTAACAACACCATTTTAGGCTACGATAAACGTGTAAAAAGCTGCACAATAGATTATCTTGATTTGACTGGAACCAGCTTTTTTGTGAATAATGAAGACACTTACATTGAGCAAAGCAAACTGTACGTGTGGTCAAGAATAACCGCCACGGCGTCAGAGGCGGAGGTTTTCACTTTCAGCCGAGAGAAAATAGGCTCCACATCAGGCTACGAAATATTCGATGTTGAAACCCCAGAAAACATCGGTGAAAGCGTTGCAAAACGAGCAGTTGAACAGTTAAAAGCTAAACCTCCAAAAGGCGGTTCATTTCCAGTGGTTTTAGGACCCAATGTTGTTGGCGTTTTTGTTCATGAAGCTTTTGGTCACCTTGCAGAAGCTGACTTGACCTTGTCTGGCTCAGTGTTATTGAATAAGTTTGGGAAGAAGATAGCGTCTAACATGGTCACTTTCTATGATGATGGCACTGTTAAAGACGCTTTTGGTTCTTTTAAGTATGATGATGAAGGGATTCCAGCGCAGCGGACACTTCTTGTGAAAGACGGTGTTGTGGCTGGTCTGATGCACAACCGTGAAACTGCACACAAATTGAACATGGAACCAACCGGCAACGCCAGAGCTGAGGATTTTAGAGTTGAGCCTATAATACGGATGCGCAACACGTTTTTAGAGCCTAAGGATTACTCTTTCGAAGAACTAATTGAAGGCATAAAGTTTGGCTACTACTTCAAGAGTTTTCGTGGCGGGCAAGCAAATTTGGACGGCACTTTTCAGGTTGGAATCCAAGAAGCATACGAAATAAATAAAGGAGAAGTAGGCGAGCCTGTGCGTAACGCTTCTATAAGCGGTAACACGCTTGAAACTTTGCTTAAGGTGGACGCTGTCGGAAAAGATTTTAAATTGTCGCCTGGAAGATGCGGGAAGGGACAGACCGCCTTCGTATGCGACGGCGGTCCTCATATTAGGGTAAAGGAGGTTTTGGTGGGTGGCAGTGCTTAA
- a CDS encoding TldD/PmbA family protein — translation MAVLKQQEMLSLAEDAVSFALKKGADEAEAFVYQGFANNVVIERGQIAKGSRMIDRGLGVRAVIKKAVGFSYTNMLENKTATEETVLKAISFANASKPDEDWHGFPDKKPLATVENTYDSKVAQLNSEDLVKIASVMLGAAEKKDKRVFPIEGGAGASYLSSVVANSNGVACADHGTVIECSLAAIAQEGSEVTPVCFEFNAERSCNIDPEWVGEEAARLTVSALKVKKIETKSTNVIFTQFALQQLFYFTLISAVKADFVQRNQSVFRGKIGEKVASEIVTIYDDGLFKGGLQTWRFDGEGVPQQKTAVIEKGILRNFIYDNYTAKKEGKESTGNATRAGYLSTPSIEATNFHVLPGKKSPEELVNEVKGGLIVSFLQGAHSSNPASGEFSVVATPAWKIKDGKIAHATRGVMIAGNIFQVLKNVSALANNERKIGQLVAPWVLVENVKVIGK, via the coding sequence GTGGCAGTGCTTAAGCAGCAGGAAATGTTAAGTCTAGCCGAAGATGCGGTTAGTTTCGCTTTAAAGAAGGGAGCCGATGAAGCTGAGGCGTTTGTGTATCAAGGTTTCGCTAACAATGTTGTTATTGAACGTGGACAGATTGCCAAAGGTTCTCGTATGATTGACAGAGGCTTAGGCGTTAGAGCTGTAATAAAAAAAGCGGTGGGCTTTTCTTATACTAACATGCTGGAAAACAAGACAGCAACTGAGGAGACGGTTCTGAAAGCGATAAGTTTTGCGAATGCAAGCAAACCGGACGAGGACTGGCATGGCTTTCCAGACAAAAAACCTCTTGCAACTGTGGAAAATACTTACGATAGCAAAGTTGCGCAGCTTAATTCTGAAGATTTAGTCAAAATTGCTTCTGTAATGTTAGGTGCTGCTGAGAAAAAGGATAAGCGGGTCTTTCCCATAGAAGGAGGCGCTGGTGCTTCATACTTGTCTTCTGTCGTGGCTAACTCCAACGGTGTTGCGTGTGCCGACCATGGCACGGTCATCGAATGCAGCTTGGCGGCAATCGCTCAGGAAGGGAGTGAAGTGACGCCAGTGTGTTTTGAGTTTAACGCTGAAAGAAGCTGCAATATTGACCCGGAATGGGTCGGCGAAGAAGCCGCGCGATTGACGGTTTCAGCTTTGAAAGTGAAGAAGATAGAGACAAAGAGTACCAATGTTATATTTACGCAGTTTGCATTGCAGCAACTTTTCTATTTCACTTTAATTAGTGCTGTCAAGGCGGATTTCGTGCAGAGAAACCAATCTGTGTTTAGAGGCAAGATAGGCGAAAAGGTTGCCTCAGAAATTGTGACAATCTACGATGATGGCTTGTTTAAGGGTGGGCTTCAAACTTGGAGATTTGATGGTGAAGGTGTTCCTCAACAAAAAACAGCAGTAATAGAGAAGGGCATCCTACGCAATTTTATCTACGACAATTATACTGCCAAGAAAGAAGGAAAGGAAAGCACTGGAAACGCCACCAGAGCCGGGTATTTGTCAACGCCAAGCATTGAAGCCACAAACTTTCACGTTTTGCCTGGGAAAAAGTCGCCGGAAGAACTCGTAAACGAAGTCAAGGGGGGTCTCATTGTATCCTTTTTGCAAGGTGCTCACAGTAGCAATCCTGCTAGTGGAGAGTTTTCTGTGGTTGCGACGCCCGCTTGGAAAATAAAAGACGGTAAAATCGCCCACGCCACCAGGGGAGTTATGATTGCTGGTAACATTTTCCAAGTGTTAAAGAATGTTTCTGCGTTGGCTAACAATGAGCGCAAGATTGGGCAATTAGTTGCGCCGTGGGTTCTTGTAGAAAACGTTAAAGTAATCGGAAAATAA
- a CDS encoding 4Fe-4S binding protein has product MAGKIKQALLKYNTPRRIVQFLSFIFFSAIVFNLGSLPLLLPVLWTWRLQPNTVGDAYTAIQLMLYDAVFPWAAVASFLVLGILIGKSLCGWVCPFGFIQDLVGFISRKKREISPRTHKTMIYVKYGILLITLFISGTFAATKLAGTHKSYESVLGIFTQAPFTALSPAETLFGTLPAFVQSASAAFTSQTVDAGSFIASLPLLFWVQLIIMSGVIAFAVFVPRSWCKYFCPHGALMAVLNKFSFLGLRRDLTKCAKGECRVCVEACPMRVQILDLPWEKFSDPECIYCMKCVDACKNKAIKLKYP; this is encoded by the coding sequence TTGGCTGGCAAAATCAAGCAAGCTTTGCTAAAGTATAACACGCCACGAAGAATAGTGCAGTTCTTGTCTTTCATATTTTTCAGCGCAATCGTTTTCAATTTGGGTTCTTTGCCACTTTTACTTCCAGTCTTGTGGACTTGGAGGCTTCAGCCTAACACTGTAGGCGACGCATATACTGCAATACAGCTTATGTTGTATGATGCTGTTTTTCCATGGGCTGCTGTCGCTTCTTTCTTGGTCTTGGGCATTTTAATTGGTAAATCCTTATGCGGTTGGGTTTGTCCATTCGGTTTCATTCAAGACTTAGTTGGCTTCATTAGCCGTAAAAAACGAGAAATTTCACCGCGAACCCATAAAACTATGATATACGTGAAATATGGCATTTTACTAATCACTTTATTCATTAGCGGAACCTTCGCAGCTACAAAACTTGCTGGGACTCACAAAAGTTATGAAAGTGTGCTGGGCATTTTCACGCAAGCACCGTTCACTGCGTTGAGTCCCGCAGAAACTTTGTTTGGAACGTTGCCAGCCTTCGTCCAAAGTGCAAGTGCTGCATTTACAAGTCAAACGGTGGATGCTGGGTCTTTCATTGCAAGTTTGCCTCTGCTTTTCTGGGTACAACTGATCATAATGAGTGGTGTTATCGCTTTTGCTGTATTTGTCCCGCGAAGTTGGTGCAAATATTTCTGTCCTCACGGAGCGCTCATGGCAGTTTTGAACAAGTTTAGTTTTCTCGGTTTGCGTAGGGACTTAACCAAATGTGCTAAGGGTGAATGTCGTGTCTGTGTTGAGGCTTGTCCGATGCGTGTGCAGATTTTGGATTTGCCTTGGGAGAAATTCAGCGACCCAGAATGTATCTACTGCATGAAATGTGTTGACGCATGCAAAAACAAAGCCATCAAACTGAAATACCCGTAG
- a CDS encoding glycosyltransferase family 4 protein, whose translation MTDKLTVMMLTWEFPPRIIGGISPHVYNLSRSLAKNGTKVYVVTCDFPGAPQHEVVDGVEVFRVDSYKNPSPDFATWVYLMNVNMQKETAALVKSLSGKVDVFHAHDWLVANAGIGLKHVFRKPLLATMHSTEIGRRNGIHFDYERMIHETEAWLTYEAWKVVCCSNYMVSHVQWAFGLPADKLVMIPNGVDTEAYTKVEHSDLHSFRSKFALPEEKIVLFVGRLVYEKGVQVLVNAIPKVLEKVNAKFVIVGNGYMKEQLSGIIKGLGLSHKVLFTGFVDDETLKKLQKCADVSVVPSLFEPFGIVALEAMAAKSPVVVSDTGGLSEIVEHDVTGVKTYVNNPDSLAWGITKVLLDEKYTDWIRTNAYKKVQEKYDWNNIAQQTKAIYQTVLKDYSKSFWA comes from the coding sequence ATGACTGACAAGTTAACTGTTATGATGCTTACTTGGGAGTTTCCGCCAAGAATTATCGGGGGGATATCGCCGCACGTCTATAATTTGTCTCGCAGTTTAGCAAAGAATGGTACGAAGGTTTATGTGGTTACTTGCGACTTTCCGGGTGCGCCTCAGCATGAAGTTGTTGATGGTGTAGAAGTTTTCAGAGTTGATTCTTACAAAAATCCTTCACCAGATTTTGCAACGTGGGTTTACTTGATGAATGTGAACATGCAGAAGGAAACCGCTGCACTTGTCAAAAGTTTAAGCGGAAAAGTTGACGTTTTTCACGCTCACGACTGGCTTGTTGCAAACGCGGGAATCGGATTGAAACATGTTTTCAGAAAGCCACTTTTGGCTACTATGCATTCGACTGAGATTGGGCGTAGAAATGGAATTCATTTTGACTATGAACGGATGATTCACGAGACAGAAGCGTGGCTCACGTATGAGGCATGGAAAGTGGTATGCTGCAGCAACTACATGGTCTCGCATGTTCAATGGGCTTTTGGACTGCCAGCAGACAAACTGGTTATGATTCCAAACGGCGTTGACACAGAAGCCTACACAAAAGTGGAACATTCGGATTTACACAGTTTTAGAAGCAAGTTTGCTTTGCCAGAAGAGAAAATTGTGCTTTTTGTCGGAAGACTCGTTTATGAAAAAGGAGTTCAAGTTCTCGTCAACGCAATTCCAAAAGTTCTGGAGAAAGTAAACGCGAAATTTGTAATCGTAGGCAACGGCTACATGAAAGAACAGCTTTCAGGCATCATTAAAGGTTTAGGATTATCGCATAAAGTACTCTTCACGGGATTTGTTGATGATGAAACATTAAAGAAATTGCAGAAATGCGCAGACGTTTCGGTAGTGCCCTCACTTTTCGAACCCTTCGGAATAGTTGCTCTTGAAGCAATGGCGGCAAAAAGCCCAGTTGTGGTTTCGGACACGGGCGGTTTGTCAGAAATAGTCGAGCACGATGTGACAGGCGTTAAAACATACGTTAATAATCCAGACTCGTTAGCGTGGGGAATAACTAAAGTGTTACTTGACGAAAAATATACAGATTGGATAAGGACAAACGCGTACAAGAAAGTTCAAGAAAAATACGACTGGAACAACATAGCCCAACAAACAAAGGCTATTTATCAAACAGTCTTAAAAGATTACTCAAAAAGCTTCTGGGCATAA
- a CDS encoding glycosyltransferase → MQVTIFSWEYPPRIVGQLADHVRELAIQLVKNNVKAFVVTYHDYLTGQYEESEGVKVYRVTNPVRTHIGVLTWVLTLNQEVERAATNIYYNIDKQLDLIDVHDWHFIPAAVTLKKALGVPFVYSVESLEEHRSHGANSPFNMAIKSIEWLGMYETAKLVVKSEWMRDEVYRLYKVPVEKVKIIPPKSTHWMRSILEIYKSVAGGTLSK, encoded by the coding sequence ATGCAAGTCACTATTTTTTCATGGGAGTACCCACCGAGAATTGTTGGACAACTTGCAGACCATGTCCGAGAACTTGCCATACAACTTGTCAAAAACAATGTGAAAGCCTTCGTGGTTACTTACCATGATTATTTGACAGGGCAATATGAGGAGTCGGAAGGCGTAAAAGTCTACAGAGTAACAAATCCCGTTCGCACGCATATAGGGGTTCTCACATGGGTTCTCACTTTAAATCAAGAAGTTGAAAGAGCCGCAACAAACATCTACTATAATATAGATAAGCAACTTGACCTCATCGATGTCCATGATTGGCATTTCATACCAGCGGCTGTTACTCTGAAAAAAGCGCTTGGTGTTCCGTTTGTTTATTCTGTGGAAAGCCTTGAAGAGCATCGTTCTCATGGCGCAAATTCACCGTTTAACATGGCTATTAAGAGCATTGAATGGTTGGGCATGTATGAAACGGCAAAACTTGTTGTTAAGTCTGAGTGGATGCGAGACGAGGTTTATCGATTATACAAGGTTCCAGTAGAAAAGGTAAAAATTATTCCGCCAAAATCCACGCACTGGATGAGAAGCATTCTAGAAATTTACAAGAGTGTTGCAGGAGGCACACTTTCCAAATGA
- a CDS encoding alpha-amylase, producing the protein MVDIVFVFEVHQPHRIKKNFFWENKLFKRTKKEELFDYYFDHSVNKEVFLRACRKCYFPSNQILLDLIDKYKRERKQVKVSFSISGVFLEQSEMFNKDLLESFKQLSETGCVEFLSQTYYHSLASLYPERDEFIEQVKMHQQIMKDLLSYTPKVFENTELLYNNAIANTVEKLGFKGIFTEGVERILQGKSPNYIYTPKGDRKIKVLLRNYKLTDDIGFRFSARWWNEWPLTADKYASWLAATPGQCINIFPDYETFGEHHWPETGIHEFLKHLPREILKWWHLHMSTPSEVVEKYDPSGEIDVPELGGTVSWADLERDASCWLGNTMQWAYYSTTRRLEPLIKETGDETFLRIWRYFQTSDHLYYMFTAGGAPGEVHSYFSPFGSPIDAFVTEQAAILDFENRVRLAAAVADEPFLFYAGVGEDKFTGVIAWSLKGFGKALQEISIKSIEFHNSRGDFEKWAEKSLQDKTLTGQLKKVRLSRVKGEILRKALVKVVNERFKELSKHTQMVTKYF; encoded by the coding sequence TTGGTTGACATAGTGTTCGTTTTCGAAGTCCATCAACCACACAGGATTAAGAAAAACTTCTTTTGGGAAAACAAACTCTTCAAACGCACAAAAAAGGAAGAGCTTTTCGACTATTACTTTGACCATTCAGTGAATAAGGAAGTTTTCTTGAGAGCATGCAGAAAATGCTATTTCCCATCCAATCAAATACTGTTGGACTTAATAGACAAATATAAAAGAGAGAGAAAGCAAGTCAAAGTTTCATTCAGTATCTCCGGCGTTTTCTTAGAGCAATCTGAAATGTTCAACAAAGACTTGTTAGAATCGTTCAAACAGCTTTCAGAAACTGGTTGCGTGGAATTCCTAAGCCAGACCTATTATCACTCGCTGGCAAGTCTCTACCCGGAAAGAGATGAATTCATCGAGCAGGTAAAGATGCACCAACAAATCATGAAAGATCTACTTAGTTACACGCCTAAAGTTTTCGAGAACACTGAGCTACTTTACAACAATGCAATAGCAAACACTGTTGAAAAATTGGGTTTTAAAGGAATTTTCACGGAAGGCGTGGAAAGAATACTTCAAGGAAAATCGCCCAACTATATTTACACGCCAAAAGGTGACAGAAAAATCAAGGTGTTATTGCGAAATTACAAGCTAACAGACGATATAGGTTTCAGATTCTCAGCAAGATGGTGGAACGAGTGGCCTTTAACCGCAGATAAATACGCAAGTTGGCTGGCAGCAACACCCGGACAATGCATTAACATATTCCCAGACTACGAAACTTTCGGCGAACACCACTGGCCAGAAACAGGCATACATGAGTTTCTAAAGCATTTACCACGGGAAATTCTGAAATGGTGGCATCTACACATGTCTACGCCCTCAGAAGTCGTGGAAAAGTATGACCCTTCTGGGGAAATTGATGTTCCAGAGCTCGGTGGAACCGTTTCTTGGGCAGATTTGGAAAGAGACGCAAGCTGTTGGCTTGGAAACACGATGCAGTGGGCTTACTATTCAACCACGAGAAGACTGGAACCGCTCATAAAGGAAACCGGAGACGAGACATTTTTGAGAATATGGCGGTATTTCCAGACAAGCGACCACTTATATTACATGTTCACAGCAGGCGGTGCACCAGGCGAGGTTCACTCTTATTTTAGTCCTTTCGGGTCTCCAATAGACGCCTTTGTGACAGAACAAGCGGCAATATTAGATTTTGAAAACAGAGTGAGACTTGCAGCAGCAGTTGCGGACGAGCCGTTCTTATTTTATGCCGGAGTTGGAGAAGACAAATTCACTGGTGTCATAGCGTGGAGTTTAAAAGGATTCGGAAAAGCTCTTCAAGAAATTAGCATAAAATCTATAGAATTTCACAATTCTCGTGGAGACTTTGAAAAGTGGGCGGAAAAATCGCTTCAAGATAAGACATTAACGGGGCAATTAAAGAAAGTTAGACTCTCAAGAGTGAAAGGAGAAATTCTTCGAAAAGCACTTGTTAAGGTTGTCAATGAAAGATTCAAAGAACTGAGCAAACATACGCAAATGGTAACCAAATATTTCTGA
- a CDS encoding DUF91 domain-containing protein, translating to MSIEKIRVDNPQELGQMITKEMSQIEKDLTMICNNVPINDRTTLDVLCHDNNGQLVIIQVSVKEDDIMLLQGIQSLDYVDKFKSFLKATYNKHKIDDKERPRLILIAPSFSDALKRAVESMKGMRIDLYEWEYLKLGDHKGLRLQPIFTWAPSEKSKETEEKPSEKKREPKPVKKKEPEPEPKPEKKEEPKPEPPKPKQEPPKEEFPLSPPPPVPPKEEEPKRKLKLF from the coding sequence GTGTCAATAGAAAAAATTAGAGTGGATAATCCACAAGAACTGGGACAAATGATAACCAAAGAAATGAGCCAAATCGAAAAAGATCTGACCATGATCTGCAATAACGTTCCAATAAATGACAGAACCACACTGGATGTTTTGTGCCACGACAACAATGGACAACTCGTCATTATACAAGTAAGCGTCAAAGAAGACGACATAATGCTACTGCAAGGAATACAAAGCCTCGACTACGTTGACAAATTCAAGTCATTCTTGAAAGCCACATACAACAAACACAAAATCGACGACAAAGAAAGACCACGATTGATCTTAATCGCACCAAGCTTCTCAGACGCGCTAAAACGTGCAGTCGAAAGCATGAAGGGAATGCGCATCGACCTCTACGAGTGGGAATATCTAAAGCTTGGAGACCATAAAGGCCTCCGTCTCCAACCCATTTTTACTTGGGCTCCATCAGAAAAGTCAAAGGAAACTGAGGAAAAACCATCTGAGAAGAAGCGCGAGCCAAAACCAGTAAAGAAGAAGGAACCCGAACCAGAACCTAAGCCAGAAAAGAAGGAAGAACCAAAACCTGAACCGCCAAAGCCTAAACAAGAACCACCGAAAGAAGAATTTCCGTTGTCTCCGCCGCCACCAGTGCCTCCGAAAGAGGAAGAGCCGAAGAGGAAGCTAAAGCTATTCTAA